Proteins encoded in a region of the Pseudomonas shahriarae genome:
- the urtA gene encoding urea ABC transporter substrate-binding protein, whose protein sequence is MKRRSLIKAFTLSASIAAMGLTWTVQAAETIKVGILHSLSGTMAISETSLKDMALMTIDEINAKGGVNGKMLEAVVVDPASNWPLFAEKGRQLLTQDKVAVVFGCWTSVSRKSVLPVFEELNGLLFYPVQYEGEEMSPNVFYTGAAPNQQAIPAVEYLMSEEGGSAKRFFLLGTDYVYPRTTNKILRAFLHSKGVADKDIEEVYTPFGHSDYQTIVANIKKFSAGGKTAVVSTVNGDSNVPFYKELANQGLKATEVPVVAFSVGEEELRGIDTKPLVGNLAAWNYFQSVENPVNAKFVADWKAYAKKHNLPGADKAVTNDPMEATYVGIHMWAQAAEKAKSTDVDKVREALAGQTFAAPSGYTLTMDKTNHHLHKPVMIGEIQSDGQFSVVWQTEGPIRAQPWSPYIPGNDKKPDHAVKSN, encoded by the coding sequence ATGAAGCGTCGCAGCTTGATCAAGGCTTTCACTCTGTCGGCATCCATTGCCGCCATGGGCCTGACCTGGACCGTCCAGGCCGCCGAGACCATCAAGGTCGGCATCCTGCATTCGCTGTCCGGGACCATGGCCATTTCCGAAACGTCCCTCAAGGACATGGCGCTGATGACCATCGACGAGATCAACGCCAAGGGCGGAGTGAACGGCAAGATGCTCGAAGCGGTGGTGGTCGACCCGGCCTCCAACTGGCCGCTGTTCGCCGAAAAGGGCCGACAGTTGCTGACCCAGGACAAGGTCGCGGTGGTGTTCGGCTGCTGGACCTCGGTGTCGCGTAAATCGGTGCTGCCGGTGTTCGAAGAACTCAACGGCCTGCTGTTCTACCCGGTGCAATACGAAGGCGAAGAAATGTCGCCCAACGTGTTCTACACCGGCGCCGCGCCGAACCAGCAGGCGATCCCGGCAGTGGAATACCTGATGAGCGAAGAAGGCGGCAGCGCCAAGCGTTTCTTCCTGCTGGGCACCGACTACGTGTACCCGCGCACCACCAACAAGATCCTGCGTGCGTTCCTGCATTCCAAAGGCGTGGCCGACAAGGACATCGAAGAGGTCTACACCCCGTTCGGCCATAGCGATTACCAGACCATCGTGGCCAACATCAAAAAGTTCTCGGCGGGCGGCAAGACCGCCGTGGTCTCCACGGTCAATGGCGACTCCAACGTGCCGTTCTACAAGGAACTGGCCAACCAGGGCCTGAAGGCGACCGAGGTACCGGTGGTGGCGTTCTCGGTGGGCGAAGAAGAACTGCGCGGCATCGACACCAAGCCGCTGGTGGGCAACCTGGCGGCGTGGAACTACTTCCAGTCGGTAGAAAACCCGGTCAACGCCAAGTTCGTCGCCGACTGGAAAGCCTACGCCAAGAAACACAACCTGCCGGGCGCCGATAAAGCGGTGACCAACGACCCGATGGAAGCCACCTACGTCGGCATCCATATGTGGGCGCAGGCCGCTGAGAAAGCCAAGTCCACCGACGTCGACAAGGTGCGCGAAGCCCTGGCCGGCCAGACTTTTGCGGCACCGTCGGGCTACACCCTGACCATGGACAAGACCAACCACCACCTGCACAAGCCGGTGATGATTGGCGAGATCCAGTCCGACGGCCAGTTCTCGGTGGTGTGGCAGACCGAAGGGCCGATCCGTGCCCAGCCGTGGAGCCCGTACATCCCTGGCAATGACAAGAAGCCGGATCACGCGGTGAAGAGCAACTAA
- a CDS encoding DUF4329 domain-containing protein: MERPKRGWFGGGLQSDAVLPPVGPAFASMDDAARYAHQQIGRRRDVEYGGVILESLADGYFHSTEPIAGERNSFDHWKVLKVDSNGQYLAPEGYRCVADYHSHPDLFDEFEANNPQFSDRQVRALNGFFSDIDLAINILERGFFSASYLSAPDGALLKHVTSGSEEERRFGVWLDQKLHFNHEDGIPDNKPESLIKKVLSVSQLSFVVSSPLWGGSVGTVPKQWQPYSPFASHTYDLPACGPVQAGLTAALAVLQARSPQRTRPVFILKHVDKEDYVLSEPQADGAPALSVQQLFPRTPDGKRVVHDHFHWVGVYLGKTPTPVRLAALEPWLYRNFFTPLELATQLYQGHQATDLLGPGRQLWFYRNLNDGALLRYTCGFSAAETELFRVAPSGRVVDNQIDSALLAGTLRPRDFVLRVAAAGHLAVIRAGKIWDKVGPVDGHWRACSLIPKPVLSPPFATADDAARWAHNRIGERRDKEYGGAVLKQGGRYFATEPVAGASIQFDFRTMMATDEHDYFIAPSPYDCHAFYHSHPAGSAGEQQLHEQFSADQVRVFISFFSSADQAFIIGNREFAPAHYLSGPEGSLLKYMSSGSAAEQKLLKQLTGELEIEPFTDFEGAIWGFADVGDLRVVLPNRVWGGARGRISRGWRLGNPVAPAGSVQEQPFFTPVAGMGHVAALIALNNLDSLPPAAYQGFVLKHQTRSSYVATLPVAAGSTLASLFPTRADGQPKLLSNYRVVGVYRNAPRFEPGQLPASEAWLYKRFASPALWVDAMTQAIATFGLQIAGLGFKLYLQTADNALLHWQVPSAQTANELFSVAGQAVTDNGNQVALLDGSLTPREFVRRVIRAGELVVLQQGGLWNVLGPMHDLEQLPLGSGAMVLSASFLTADDAARHAHEKIGFRRGTALGGYLLKKTDGRFVFTDPVSIHGDGFASDLLLPTQGSGLLVPPAGYEIHARYASHAALSLSDLGRQRRLGWTLADLEVNITMFSDREIRSVIESRQPAYLSGSPNNLIGYTPSGSANELLVLNNTTREPGQHGYFERLESGKLKPVDIVSRLAEAGNLQVLIRSQLWGPRGKVYNDWTPNFEYAEVALQAPAFGAIFNSQDAAALNAHVRWYGRNLDAQGGAAYILKHPQRDEFVVSELLPVKPDGRWLSDSTRGAGYLAGGDFAKGFVLVGLLYSQQWLPVGLSTTEAWLTSFFVTPEVLLRAEEDARNLPRSSTTPVLPVYFSTLDGALLRYQPQASSLLKQSSGGDGVTIQGMSLRNGSLDTRRYISLIAKAGDLRVLYSSQCWDRRGPVSENAVLWRPYRNFIRRRLGPAFQEQDDAVRHVRSQLSNHDNGGMGGVILKRPDGLFVATEPLRVPREDFDPKWILPDEVVASGGFPAGHTIVARYRTSPVRELPFALEVTQKNVYRNMLSTRVISSSLQSPDTRLTREYLLGSDGCVLSYTRSHTVLEDELKKALLPLKLERAELLDNLVERQMRDGTLTPVEFVSRLGQAGVLRVVEGSQVWGLPRRISTPFIANLDRPEPLLIRNSLADPPFSPVFTQEQDAVRYAHEHCRHGESLQFGYIFKSHRSGHYMVSLPLVRQSYRDYNQVFPQGLFPQGYTLEGFYLCATREVLTAEDDPLHQAFFLPSDIDTGIRFSIHGLKDKKLTFYLSCLDGALLRYQYLGTDEQLDTLSTLQTLRLQLLQGGARMLDYVRSLIARGNLDILIEGRVWSGTVRVAADWRPGTGEGFFATWQACGPLFSLADDAARAIHRRLAPYRGREYLAAVLGNPTRTSFVGTQPLAAGLDTAQQLALFYTGPDGPVQPLVQPVGRPVPLPVFPSRYEVVAAQLVYKSMPSTQSSDPKEQRLINNFVGPTLLGFYLRVVRAHAQRPASVYLSVREGALLKYIPSFSRMEEEVMVLGTGLQPSVFLKRVTSSGELFVLERDALWRYEGRLSDAQVDTRDDTQTEEIQMDEALRIRDRDEL, encoded by the coding sequence ATGGAGCGACCTAAACGCGGCTGGTTCGGGGGCGGTTTGCAGTCAGATGCGGTGCTGCCGCCAGTGGGGCCGGCCTTTGCCAGCATGGATGATGCGGCTCGTTATGCTCATCAGCAGATTGGTCGGCGGCGGGATGTGGAGTACGGCGGAGTGATTCTGGAGAGCCTGGCGGATGGTTACTTTCATTCCACCGAGCCCATCGCCGGGGAGCGCAATAGTTTCGATCACTGGAAGGTACTGAAGGTCGACAGCAATGGGCAGTACCTGGCCCCGGAAGGCTATCGGTGTGTGGCCGACTACCACTCTCACCCCGATCTGTTCGATGAGTTCGAAGCCAATAATCCGCAGTTTTCCGATCGTCAGGTCCGGGCGCTGAACGGCTTTTTTTCGGACATTGATCTGGCCATCAATATTCTGGAGCGCGGTTTTTTCTCTGCGTCCTATCTGTCCGCTCCCGACGGCGCGCTGCTCAAGCATGTCACCAGCGGCTCGGAAGAGGAGCGCCGTTTCGGGGTCTGGCTTGATCAAAAGCTGCACTTCAATCATGAGGACGGGATCCCCGACAACAAACCGGAAAGCCTTATCAAGAAGGTGCTCAGTGTCAGCCAACTGTCCTTTGTGGTGTCCAGTCCCTTGTGGGGCGGTTCGGTGGGCACCGTTCCCAAGCAGTGGCAGCCGTATTCACCCTTTGCTTCACACACCTACGACCTGCCTGCCTGCGGGCCTGTCCAGGCGGGACTGACGGCTGCGTTGGCGGTGCTGCAGGCGCGCAGCCCCCAGCGGACACGGCCGGTGTTTATCCTCAAGCACGTCGACAAAGAAGACTATGTGCTGAGCGAACCCCAGGCCGATGGCGCACCGGCGCTGTCGGTTCAACAGCTCTTCCCGCGCACCCCGGATGGCAAGCGCGTGGTGCACGACCATTTTCATTGGGTCGGGGTCTATCTGGGAAAAACCCCGACGCCAGTGCGGCTCGCCGCCCTGGAACCCTGGCTGTACCGTAACTTCTTTACTCCGCTTGAGCTGGCGACCCAGCTTTATCAGGGGCACCAGGCCACGGATTTACTGGGGCCGGGGCGCCAGCTGTGGTTCTATCGCAACCTCAACGATGGCGCGTTGTTGCGATACACCTGTGGGTTTTCGGCGGCTGAGACGGAGCTTTTTCGCGTCGCGCCCAGCGGTCGGGTGGTGGATAACCAGATTGATTCGGCGCTGCTTGCCGGCACGTTGCGGCCGCGGGATTTTGTACTGCGCGTGGCAGCGGCCGGGCATTTGGCGGTGATCCGGGCAGGGAAGATCTGGGACAAGGTTGGCCCGGTCGATGGGCACTGGCGTGCTTGTTCGTTGATTCCCAAGCCCGTCTTGAGCCCGCCTTTTGCCACGGCCGACGATGCTGCCCGCTGGGCCCACAATCGGATCGGCGAGCGGCGTGACAAGGAGTATGGCGGCGCGGTACTGAAACAGGGCGGGCGTTATTTCGCCACTGAGCCGGTGGCCGGTGCGTCCATTCAGTTTGATTTCCGCACCATGATGGCCACCGACGAGCATGACTACTTCATTGCACCGTCGCCCTATGACTGCCACGCCTTCTACCATTCGCATCCGGCAGGCTCCGCTGGGGAACAACAGCTGCACGAACAGTTTTCCGCCGACCAGGTCAGGGTGTTTATCAGCTTTTTCTCGTCGGCCGACCAGGCGTTTATCATCGGTAACCGCGAGTTCGCCCCGGCCCACTATCTCTCGGGGCCGGAGGGCTCTTTGCTCAAGTACATGAGCAGCGGCTCGGCAGCGGAGCAGAAGCTGCTCAAGCAACTGACCGGCGAGCTGGAGATCGAGCCATTCACTGACTTTGAAGGGGCCATCTGGGGCTTTGCGGATGTTGGAGACCTGCGGGTGGTTTTGCCCAATCGTGTCTGGGGCGGTGCTCGCGGTCGGATATCCAGAGGCTGGCGTCTCGGCAACCCGGTCGCCCCCGCCGGCAGTGTGCAGGAACAGCCGTTCTTTACGCCGGTCGCCGGCATGGGGCATGTGGCGGCGCTGATCGCCCTGAATAATCTCGACTCGCTGCCGCCTGCTGCATACCAGGGGTTTGTCCTCAAGCATCAGACCCGCTCGTCGTATGTCGCGACGTTACCGGTGGCGGCGGGCTCGACCCTGGCAAGCCTGTTCCCGACCCGCGCCGACGGTCAGCCGAAACTGCTCTCTAACTATCGGGTGGTCGGCGTCTACCGGAACGCACCGCGCTTCGAGCCCGGGCAATTGCCGGCCAGCGAAGCCTGGTTGTACAAGCGCTTTGCCAGCCCGGCGCTGTGGGTGGACGCCATGACTCAGGCCATCGCCACCTTCGGCCTGCAAATCGCCGGACTGGGGTTCAAGCTGTATCTGCAGACCGCCGACAACGCGCTGCTGCATTGGCAGGTGCCGAGTGCGCAGACCGCCAACGAACTGTTCAGCGTGGCGGGCCAGGCAGTCACCGACAACGGCAACCAGGTCGCCTTGCTCGATGGCTCGCTGACCCCGCGCGAGTTCGTGCGCCGGGTCATCCGCGCTGGGGAGTTGGTGGTGCTTCAGCAGGGCGGGTTATGGAACGTCCTGGGGCCGATGCATGACCTTGAGCAACTGCCGTTGGGCTCGGGCGCCATGGTGCTCAGTGCCTCGTTCCTGACGGCCGATGACGCCGCACGCCATGCCCACGAGAAGATCGGCTTTCGCCGTGGGACCGCTCTGGGTGGCTACCTCCTCAAGAAGACCGACGGGCGGTTTGTGTTCACTGATCCGGTGAGCATCCACGGTGACGGCTTTGCCTCCGACCTGCTGCTGCCGACACAGGGCAGTGGCTTGCTGGTGCCCCCGGCGGGTTATGAAATTCATGCCCGCTACGCGTCCCATGCGGCTTTGTCCTTGAGTGACCTGGGGCGCCAGCGGCGTCTTGGCTGGACCCTTGCCGACCTGGAGGTGAATATCACGATGTTCTCGGACAGGGAGATCCGCTCGGTGATCGAGTCCCGGCAGCCGGCCTATCTGAGCGGGTCGCCGAACAACCTGATCGGCTACACCCCCAGTGGCTCGGCCAATGAATTGCTGGTGCTCAACAACACCACCCGCGAGCCGGGCCAGCATGGGTATTTCGAACGGTTGGAAAGCGGCAAGCTCAAGCCCGTGGACATTGTCAGCCGCCTGGCGGAGGCGGGCAATCTGCAGGTGCTGATTCGCAGCCAGTTGTGGGGGCCGCGTGGCAAGGTCTACAACGACTGGACGCCCAACTTCGAGTACGCCGAAGTGGCTCTGCAAGCCCCGGCGTTTGGTGCGATTTTCAACAGCCAGGACGCGGCGGCACTCAACGCCCACGTTCGCTGGTACGGCAGGAACCTGGATGCCCAGGGAGGGGCGGCCTACATCCTCAAACACCCACAACGCGATGAATTCGTGGTCAGTGAACTGTTGCCGGTCAAGCCGGACGGGCGTTGGTTGAGTGATTCCACCCGAGGCGCCGGGTATCTGGCCGGTGGCGATTTCGCCAAGGGGTTTGTCCTGGTGGGCCTGCTGTATTCACAGCAATGGCTGCCCGTGGGGCTATCCACGACAGAGGCCTGGCTGACGAGTTTTTTTGTCACGCCCGAGGTGTTGTTGCGTGCTGAAGAGGATGCCCGGAATTTACCGCGGTCTTCCACCACTCCCGTGCTGCCGGTGTATTTTTCGACGTTGGACGGGGCCTTGCTGCGGTATCAGCCCCAGGCTTCGTCATTGCTCAAGCAGAGTAGTGGCGGGGACGGTGTGACGATCCAGGGCATGAGCCTGCGCAATGGCTCCCTGGATACCCGCCGCTATATTTCGCTGATTGCCAAGGCCGGAGACTTGCGGGTGTTGTACAGCAGCCAGTGCTGGGACCGACGGGGCCCGGTGAGCGAAAACGCTGTGTTATGGCGGCCCTATAGGAACTTTATCCGTCGTCGCCTGGGGCCGGCTTTCCAGGAGCAGGATGATGCGGTGCGGCATGTGCGCTCGCAGCTGAGCAATCACGATAACGGAGGGATGGGGGGGGTGATCCTCAAACGCCCTGACGGCCTGTTCGTGGCGACCGAACCGTTGAGGGTGCCTCGGGAAGATTTCGATCCCAAGTGGATCCTGCCGGATGAAGTGGTCGCCTCCGGGGGCTTTCCGGCGGGACACACGATTGTCGCGCGCTACCGCACCAGCCCGGTGCGGGAGTTGCCGTTTGCTCTGGAGGTCACGCAAAAAAACGTCTATCGCAACATGCTCTCCACCCGGGTGATCAGTTCATCGTTGCAGTCCCCGGACACGCGCCTGACCCGTGAGTATCTATTGGGCAGTGACGGCTGTGTGCTCAGTTACACCCGAAGCCATACAGTCCTGGAGGATGAGCTGAAAAAGGCCTTGCTGCCGTTGAAGCTCGAACGGGCGGAACTGTTGGATAACCTTGTCGAGCGCCAGATGCGCGATGGCACGCTGACCCCGGTCGAGTTTGTTTCCCGGTTGGGCCAGGCCGGTGTATTGCGGGTCGTGGAGGGGAGCCAGGTGTGGGGTCTGCCCCGCAGGATCAGCACCCCGTTCATTGCCAACCTCGACCGACCTGAGCCGTTATTGATCAGGAACTCGCTGGCCGATCCGCCGTTCAGCCCGGTCTTCACTCAGGAACAGGATGCCGTGCGCTATGCCCATGAGCACTGCAGGCACGGCGAAAGCCTGCAGTTCGGCTACATCTTCAAGTCGCACAGATCGGGGCATTACATGGTCAGTCTGCCGCTGGTGCGCCAGAGCTATCGCGACTACAACCAGGTTTTCCCCCAGGGCCTGTTTCCCCAGGGCTATACGCTCGAAGGTTTCTACCTCTGTGCTACCCGGGAGGTTCTGACAGCGGAGGATGACCCGTTGCATCAGGCGTTCTTTCTGCCCTCGGATATTGATACGGGGATACGCTTCTCCATTCACGGGCTCAAGGACAAAAAACTAACGTTTTACCTGTCGTGCCTGGACGGCGCGCTGCTCAGGTATCAGTACCTTGGCACTGATGAGCAACTGGACACCCTGAGCACGCTACAGACCCTGCGTTTGCAGCTACTGCAGGGGGGCGCCCGCATGCTCGACTACGTGCGCAGCCTGATTGCCCGAGGCAATCTGGATATATTGATCGAGGGCCGTGTCTGGTCCGGCACTGTGCGGGTCGCCGCCGATTGGCGACCCGGTACGGGGGAAGGCTTTTTTGCAACCTGGCAGGCTTGTGGCCCGCTCTTTTCCCTTGCCGACGATGCAGCGCGCGCCATCCATCGCAGGCTCGCGCCGTATCGGGGGCGGGAGTACCTGGCCGCCGTATTGGGCAACCCCACGCGCACCTCGTTTGTCGGAACGCAACCATTGGCGGCCGGGCTCGATACGGCGCAGCAACTGGCACTTTTCTACACGGGGCCCGACGGGCCGGTACAGCCTCTGGTACAGCCGGTGGGCCGCCCGGTGCCGTTACCCGTGTTCCCGTCGCGCTATGAAGTGGTCGCTGCCCAGCTTGTCTATAAAAGCATGCCGTCTACTCAAAGCAGTGATCCCAAGGAACAGAGGCTGATCAATAACTTTGTCGGCCCGACCCTCCTCGGATTCTATCTGCGCGTGGTACGTGCCCATGCGCAACGGCCAGCCAGCGTTTATCTGTCGGTTCGCGAAGGGGCGCTCCTCAAATACATCCCGAGTTTTTCCAGGATGGAAGAGGAGGTCATGGTGTTGGGCACCGGTCTTCAGCCCAGTGTCTTTTTGAAACGCGTGACCAGTAGCGGTGAGCTTTTTGTACTGGAGCGGGATGCGTTATGGCGGTACGAGGGACGCCTGTCAGACGCTCAGGTCGATACCCGCGACGACACGCAAACCGAAGAAATCCAGATGGATGAAGCGTTGAGGATACGCGACCGCGATGAGTTGTAA
- a CDS encoding FecCD family ABC transporter permease: MIERRYALLLAALGAVLLVSCVVSLGFGSARVPVDVVWRILLHKALGIGEVDWSVGQEHIVWLIRVPRMVLGALVGAGLALIGAVLQAVTRNPLADPHLLGVTSGATLGAVIVVLHVGQIIGLLTLPIAAFIGALLSMLVVLAVASRNGRLESDRLLLCGVAVSFVMMAAANLLLFMGDHRAASAVMFWMLGGLGLARWELLAIPSATVLLGLLLLLGMARPLNALMAGEQTAVTLGLNARTVRLRVFLIASLMTGVLVSISGSIGFVGLMVPHIARRLVGAEHRRLLPVCVLVGSLFLVWVDVAARTLIAPEDLPIGVATAAIGGLFFIGLMRRR; encoded by the coding sequence ATGATCGAGCGCCGCTATGCCCTGCTGCTCGCCGCCCTGGGTGCGGTGCTGCTGGTGTCCTGTGTGGTCTCGCTGGGCTTCGGCTCGGCGCGGGTGCCGGTGGACGTGGTGTGGCGGATTCTGTTGCACAAGGCCCTGGGAATCGGCGAAGTGGATTGGTCGGTGGGCCAGGAGCATATCGTCTGGCTGATCCGCGTGCCGCGCATGGTGCTCGGGGCACTGGTGGGCGCCGGCCTGGCGCTGATCGGCGCGGTCTTGCAGGCAGTCACCCGCAACCCGCTGGCCGACCCGCACCTGCTGGGCGTGACCTCGGGCGCCACCCTGGGCGCGGTGATTGTGGTGCTGCATGTCGGCCAGATCATCGGCCTGCTGACCCTGCCCATCGCCGCCTTTATCGGCGCCTTGCTGAGCATGCTGGTGGTGCTGGCGGTAGCCAGTCGCAACGGCCGGCTGGAGAGTGATCGCCTGTTGCTGTGCGGCGTGGCGGTGTCGTTTGTGATGATGGCGGCAGCCAATCTGCTGCTGTTCATGGGCGACCATCGTGCCGCGTCGGCGGTGATGTTCTGGATGCTCGGCGGCCTCGGCCTGGCACGCTGGGAACTGCTGGCGATTCCCAGCGCCACCGTGCTGTTGGGCCTGCTGTTGCTGCTGGGCATGGCCCGCCCACTGAACGCGCTGATGGCCGGCGAGCAGACCGCCGTGACCCTGGGCCTGAATGCCCGCACGGTACGGCTGCGGGTGTTTTTGATTGCCTCGCTGATGACCGGCGTGCTGGTGTCGATCAGCGGCTCTATTGGCTTTGTCGGGCTGATGGTGCCGCATATCGCCCGGCGCCTGGTGGGCGCCGAGCACCGGCGCTTATTGCCGGTTTGTGTGCTGGTGGGCAGCCTGTTCCTGGTCTGGGTGGACGTCGCCGCGCGCACCCTGATCGCCCCCGAAGACCTGCCGATAGGCGTAGCCACGGCGGCGATTGGCGGGCTGTTTTTTATTGGCCTGATGCGCAGGCGCTAG